From Pararhodobacter zhoushanensis, the proteins below share one genomic window:
- a CDS encoding GNAT family N-acetyltransferase has translation MFIPDLAPDLTFPRLDPTQANLDFAFAVKRAAMEPHIIKKWAWDEAQQRQIHAEHFAEKPFFAIALKGERIGTVSMQSQVSYVRFGEFYLLPDHQCHGIGARVLDHCLSIADEMDVPVRLEYLRWSPVGSLYSRHGFIEAGRSDLNIFLQRPAKSVRESA, from the coding sequence ATGTTCATTCCTGATCTCGCCCCCGACCTGACCTTTCCGCGACTCGACCCGACGCAGGCTAATCTCGATTTTGCCTTTGCGGTGAAGCGGGCGGCGATGGAGCCGCATATCATCAAGAAATGGGCCTGGGACGAGGCACAGCAGCGTCAGATCCATGCCGAGCATTTTGCTGAAAAACCGTTCTTTGCCATAGCGTTGAAGGGAGAGCGTATCGGCACGGTATCGATGCAGTCGCAAGTCAGTTATGTGCGGTTTGGCGAGTTTTACTTGCTGCCGGACCACCAATGCCACGGCATCGGCGCACGGGTTCTGGACCATTGTCTGAGCATAGCCGACGAGATGGACGTGCCTGTGCGGCTGGAATATCTTCGCTGGAGCCCGGTTGGCAGCCTGTATTCCCGGCACGGGTTTATCGAGGCCGGACGCTCTGACCTGAACATATTCTTGCAGCGCCCCGCCAAATCTGTCCGCGAGTCGGCGTAG